One region of Gossypium raimondii isolate GPD5lz chromosome 6, ASM2569854v1, whole genome shotgun sequence genomic DNA includes:
- the LOC128031909 gene encoding disease resistance protein At4g27190-like, with translation MPESFFIDAATNAVGTLMVDYLVKPIERRIRYLFGFHKIVQELHEQQNNLNREQTRIQEDIKEAKLNIQTQVIEKYVEDWLTDATNALNNVQNLEARIEENKRCFRWCPNWSWRYQLSKSMDEEILAIIKLVNNSKFERIGHRAELPGLEFFTSKGLVASKSSTTAFNKIMKALKDAEINKIGVWGMGGVGKTTLVKEVGNKVKGFGQPIMVVVSKIPDIGEIQNKIADGIHLKFEKTTKDERAKELWCRLKEGKFIIILDDLWNEWNDDEDFRKIGIPLVENGKGCKIILTTRRWTVCKSMECQVTIQIDVLDDDEAWALFKMNANLDENVSRNIIEEAEKIVKECNGLPVAIVTLGRSLKGTKTQKRWELARKKLESSRLMEIRNIEEEEKNAYMCIKMSYEYLKKEVTKRCFLLCALYPEDHSIDVEDLVRYAWALELCGKVDSVEEVRIQVLEAIDYLKDSCLLLKDTQWYIKLHDLVRDVALWIASEEESGFMIKSRLELLNESFEPCRAISLLNIEEKKLPGRLIPSNLEILLLKNCDVQGTCFQWMKELKVLSLTAGKHCPVGMISLYALTSLPKLRVWKILRTSHSLET, from the exons ATGCCCGAGTCTTTCTTTATTGACGCTGCTACTAATGCCGTGGGAACACTGATGGTAGACTACTTGGTGAAGCCAATAGAACGCCGCATTCGTTACTTATTTGGTTTCCATAAGATTGTTCAAGAGCTCCATGAGCAGCAAAACAATTTGAATAGAGAACAAACTCGTATACAAGAAGACATCAAGGAGGCTAAACTGAATATTCAAACACAAGTGATTGAGAAATACGTAGAGGACTGGTTGACCGATGCAACAAATGCCTTGAATAATGTACAGAATTTGGAAGCtagaattgaagaaaataagagaTGCTTTCGTTGGTGTCCTAACTGGAGTTGGCGATATCAGTTAAGTAAGAGCATGGACGAGGAGATATTAGCCATTATTAAACTCGTAAATAACTCCAAATTTGAACGAATTGGGCACCGCGCTGAGCTTCCTGGTTTAGAGTTCTTCACATCTAAGGGTCTTGTAGCCTCCAAATCTTCAACTACTGCTTTCAATAAGATCATGAAGGCCTTGAAAGATGCTGAAATCAACAAAATTGGAGTATGGGGGATGGGAGGGGTAGGTAAAACCACCTTAGTCAAAGAGGTAGGCAATAAAGTCAAAGGATTTGGTCAGCCTATAATGGTTGTTGTATCCAAAATTCCAGATATAGgcgaaattcaaaacaaaattgcaGATGGCATTcacttgaaatttgaaaaaacaaCCAAAGATGAAAGAGCGAAGGAGTTATGGTGTAGACTGAAAGAGGGAAAGTTCATCATAATCCTCGATGATTTGTGGAATGAGTGGAACGACGATGaagattttagaaaaatagggATTCCATTGGTTGAAAATGGGAAGGGCTGTAAAATCATTTTGACAACACGACGTTGGACGGTATGCAAATCTATGGAATGTCAAGTTACTATTCAAATTGATGTTTTGGATGATGATGAAGCATGGGCTCTCTTCAAAATGAATGCCAACCTTGATGAAAACGTTTCAAGGAATATCATTGAGGAGGCTgagaaaattgtaaaagaatGTAATGGTCTACCTGTAGCGATTGTAACACTCGGAAGGTCTTTAAAAGGTACTAAAACTCAGAAACGATGGGAACTAGCTCGCAAAAAACTTGAGAGTAGTAGATTAATGGAAATTAGGAACattgaagaggaagaaaaaaatgCCTATATGTGTATTAAGATGAGCTACGAGTACTTGAAGAAGGAGGTGACCAAGCGATGCTTCTTATTGTGTGCTTTATATCCGGAGGATCACTCAATTGATGTGGAAGACTTGGTGCGATATGCTTGGGCATTGGAGTTATGTGGCAAGGTTGACTCAGTTGAAGAAGTGAGGATTCAAGTCTTGGAAGCCATTGATTACCTCAAAGATTCTTGTCTATTATTAAAAGATACGCAATG GTACATTAAGTTACATGATTTAGTTCGTGATGTTGCTCTATGGATTGCATCCGAAGAAGAAAGTGGATTTATGATCAAATCTAGATTGGAGTTACTAAATGAAAGCTTTGAACCTTGTAGAGCGATCTCATTGCTGaacattgaagaaaaaaaacttcCTGGGAGATTGATACCTTCGAACCTTGAGATCTTGTTGCTTAAGAACTGTGATGTTCAAGGTACATGTTTTCAATGgatgaaagaattgaaagtgtTAAGTCTTACAGCTGGCAAACATTGTCCCGTGGGGATGATTTCCTTGTATGCTCTTACTTCTCTACCAAAACTTCgtgtttggaaaattttgaggACTTCTCATTCCTTAGAAACCTAA